The genomic interval TTTCTTTCTCAAGATGACTATTATAATCTTTATCAATAGTCTCTGTACGATTGTTTATGAGGtcacaaatttcttttgtgagcGTAACACAGGCTTCCAACTTTTTGACAATCTCTGCTGTGGTGTTACTGTTATGTAGAATGGGTTCGTACTGCAGTCTTACAGCATCATACTTTGCTTGAATGGTTTCCTGTAAATCATTGAGTTCTTCTAATGTACAGAGggcctttagtttttttctactttctctTGCCACCCACTTCCAAGAATCATAGACCTTGTGGaatgttttctcatgttttttgttctcttgGATGTGCATCTCTTGGcctttttctgttagttttctttctctggagCTAGACCTGAGTGGCATGTCTACAGCATtatctgttttctctgttggaagtgacatttctttttgttttgctttcttcaaCTGCTTTGGGTTCACTGAAGACACACTATTCAGTTATGTTGtgagtttgttcatgtgatggTCCACTTTAACTTTATGGTTTATCTTGCCTGTGTGAGATCATTGGTCCGACTGGAGACAGCTGGGTTCCAGAAAGGATGGTGTCAGCTTCACTGCAGAAAGATCTGGTCTCTTGCGATTAGTTTTCACTGTAGCGGCCACTTGGAATAAACAGCCAGACGCAGGGAGTTCCAAACGGGTGCAGTTTAATCTGGACTTTAGACACCGTGAAAACGCATTCTCCTATTTTAACgattttctttagctttcttCAAGATCTAACGCTGACTCATCACGCTTAGTAAGAACAGAAAGTGCCGAACCACAAAACACACGAAGAAGAAATCTAGcgttcttcaaaataaaagcacaaattcaCCACTAGGTGTCACTGTTTGACTAATGAACAAGAAGGAGAATTTTACCATTTAGTAGCCATTTACAATTAgaagggccgtgcagagacctttggagggtgaggggctcaaatttaaaaaaggggcacattgaacaaaaatactgtacaacaacatagcaacaacccatattattGGATCCTACTGTATCATAGCCATCATGCAggaaaatgcaaagcaaatataatctatatttaccccaacaggtataaagtttctgtttctgctgctgacagtcctggagggctgagtgatctgagactgtagctgttaaaccgaccagaggagagaaagtctctggttctaaagttatgaaataagcaaaattgctgccatttcGCTAATTAACCCCTAATGATATCTacttaacctctagaacaatcTGGCTGCAGAATGATTTATAGatcaaaactatattttttttattttagcccCTCTGAGATTTAGAATTATAAGACTTGGATATAAAGGCatagaaaactcagtagctgctggtagggaccattcaggggcctccagacactcagggccccctagaaatggtttaattgtaacacagaccatagacctaaacctgtagcattatttatagagaatgacaatgttattatatcttatttaatgcattcagctgagaaaaataaattgtacatttaggatttaattaggacgtttactttgtagaagtttaaagaatcatcttgatagtttgattgttgttaccACGGCTacaatatgttgttttctttgtgtttgaattgattttgttcacaaatacatcacagcaaataactaataatcagtgattgattttaaactcagtcaataaacctggtctccctctcacagattcaccttatcaatatttaaacacgttagtgatgctgaggttcttaggACGGGttctggggggaggggggttctgtctaaggccccatattaccttgggccggccctgcatgaacagcTGCTGCGATGCGCATCTCTGGAATCCACCTGGAACCGACATGGAATtgacctggaatctacctggaatctacctggaatcccccggtggcccctgtcagtccgccgatgctttggagacattttgattcatttcattgtcgCGTGTTTGGCTTTTTACTGCGGTTCTAATCATTGcaacaatattttctctgatccTTATTTTATAAACTCTAATtgggccgaatcttcctttaacacttgaggttctgcaataacttctatttacagccgcgaacctccagcccagatctcgtcagcagcggctttaacccgcctggtagaaacgttaaggGGAAGCAGAGCGAACAGAGAGCAGGTGGTAACAGGTGGTACCGGGCTTTGAGCTGCGTTTCAACTCGCGGTGACAGTTGGTACCGTGTCTTGTATCAATGGATGTCTGTTATAAAGATAGGtattctttatatctgtcgACCCAGTCTGCCTGTAGTGAACCGAACcgggcttttagcagaatgattaaattaaagtcagaagttttctctgcagttgaagcatttctgtgtttaggggtgATTTGGGTTTTGTCCCACTATTGCAAGgacaatataaaaatgtagatagaaacagtttttctaatgtcaacatcagacctacgtttttattcacaaagcaATGTATGAGAAAacattcttgcccataatttgatagaagACACAGATCCgccctcctcctcaccatggacccgATGTCTGAACAatatggaggctctgagagtcattaaACTGAGCGCAGCcagaatatttttacttaattattatgtttagctaaatattattgttgaggggcacaaacaggccttctgccatagattaaaaaacaaaaaacaaaaaaaaaaacaacctcaaaaagggcactaggggcatGAAGTATAaaaggggcaggggctcaagcccccttcGCCCACCCCATTTTCACGTGCCTGGTGATGAGAGACTgttacaaccccccccccccccaagacCACCAAGGGTAAATACTGGCACTGgatgtaacacaaaataaaatatctggaacAGTTGGCTTCAGTAGAAAAAAGATAGTTTAATTGATAgttcaacataaaatctaagTCACAATAAACATGCACAGGGAAGCTTTAAGCTTCAGGGTCTCCaaggccaaaacaacaaacaaaacaccccccttttaattaaaaataaaaacactttctagcagagaactgaaaataaagtacaaaacctGAACTCCCTGGCTAaccaagaaacaggagaaaaacagttaaacaaaatggcagagaacccctaccagcttccactgtgaagaaaaacaaaattataaccaCTTGAAGTTTCACAGAATGCTCACAGCAAAATTACCCAAAAACTCAACACAGTCAGTTCACCGACATGATCACACCAGATCAAGGCCCAGGGAAAAAGGGATCTGACATCTCAGGTTTGGAGCTCTTTATGGGGTGGCTGACGAGCTCCAACACATTTCACCTGTGGCAGCCAGgtggaactgaaacacaaagaagaagctcACTCATAAAGAGAGCCCCTAGAGGTCAGTGACCGTAACAGAGAATAACACGCCATCTGTTGTTTATGCACAGGATGCTTGGTCTCTACTGGTGAAGCCGATTGAAGGCTTTATTGCCTCATTAACAGCTGGTCACCATGTCATGCAGagcttggaatgtgggaatcacaGATcaggataaatccattctcctggGCCTTTTCCCTtttgcaaagaaactttccaaagaatctgatctgtttctgactcattttgctgcttgtggctcAATGTTGGTGGCAAGACGTAACCaagagaatccggttaaagaACCATCATcaatcaaaatgtgtttaaattcaaactttttgttctttacagCTCTTTGCTCTGCAGCCACACTGACCATCACTCCCGACCAATCCCAGTTCTTCCAGTATGACAGTGTCACTCTTACATGTGTGACAAACTCCAGTGGCTGGAAAGTGATGAGGAAGATAAAGAACAAGGCTGCTCAGGAATGTGAGCGTAGCTGGGGAATCCCCACAGAATCCGCCTGCAACATTAAATATGCTTATCCAACTGACACTGGTGAATACTGGTGTGAATCTGAGCGAGgagaaacaagcaacaaaatcaATCTCACTGTATCAGGTAATGAACATGCATCTTGTTTAAATTTACTCCAAGTGTggttattttagcatttttaagttaatataattcttataaaatgttttttatttcagatagaAATGTGATCCTTGACGGCCCTCCACATCCTGTCTTTGAGGGAGAAAATGTGACACTTGGTTGTTcctacaagaaaaacaaagatgatcTGACATCCACCTCAGACTTTGAAGCTGCGTTCTACAGAAATGGTTCCTtcattgagaaaaacaaaccagggAAAATGATCATTGAAGCAGAGGAAGGTTTCTACAAGTGTATCCATCCTTCTAATGTAGAGTCACTGGAGAGCTGGCTGGCAGTGAAAGGTGATGATTTACTGCTTTGTTTCATTCAGGCTGTCAGAACTCAGTTACCTTTAAGAAAATGAGgattttggttaaaatttttaaacaaaaattcaactCTGAGACTCAACCACTCTGTGATTCAGCTCAATCTCTAAAGCTTTGCCTCCAACACACAagaagcctgttttttttttggctattttcttttatttaaatagaaatttgcTGGAATTTACTGGAAGTTACATTTGTTCAAATTACATGAATGTTCTAGAAAATTAAGTAAAGTAATGTTAATTATACTGTaataattttcagtaaattttgggaaaatgcaaatttcttttcagtttatttcaaaaactAACTCAAATACACACTCCAACAAAGTCCTTTAATAAAATTGTTACTTTCCAATAAATCCTTATTGGCACTGACGTTTTTATGCCTTAATcttataaatacataaacagataaaaatattaaacatatcGGTCCTAagttcaattcaatttatttatattcatctaaatgttgtttcaaggcactttataaaatataatttcagttcaatcatgCAGACATTGTAATTGATCCTAACTATCAAACAgttcaattaattattcaaaacagtttaaaaagtttctatctaAGGAAATCCAGCAGGTTTCTTTAGACTTTTACAGATGAAAACCTCTGCAGACTCCAAACACTCCGTCCTCAGCAGCTTCCATTCTGCTTCTTCAAGATGCTTTGATGCTCCAACTGAATCAGTGACTGACTCCTGACCAAACCAGTTCACAGCCGACTGACTGCTGGTGAGGGAATTCAGCCGTTCGATGCTGATCTGTTGGAGTagaaatgcatctaaaagttgcaggactgtaGCTCTAGAGGACCAGATTGGTGGACACAAACTTGCTGGATAAACCTGATTTTGTATTGTGACTGAAAATTTTATAGCTATTGTTTgtcacaaattaaataaaatattttatttatttatttttttgctaacaGCTAGAGCAGACgtttctccttcttctcctccttcttttcctcttcctccttctgaaCCTGGTGTTCCTTGGATCAGAGTGATTTGTGGCATCGCGCTCTTCATCCTCTACAACATCATACTAATCttgtgtatatatacataccGTAAGTGGGCTAGAGGTAAGtttctgcaaaatataaaacagaaaattcttgtgaaactgttttctgtCCTAATTTAACAGTAGCTgttttttctgctccttttatCCTGGAATATCcgtgttttattgaaaatgttctaaaataaacataattttgaaaatcatagatctaataaaaacaaatggattCTTTCTAAAAGGATTTAAATATTGGTGTGCATCTTGTTCTCTTTTGACCACTGGTCAGTAAATCTGCTACTGTCTCTTAATTAAACTtaagtaatttattaaatttatcttACATGTTAATAATTGCTGACCTTTTTTCTTGCAGCCAAGACTGATATGAAAAGGAGAACTGCTGATCATGTTTTGGTGAACTGAAGACAAAACAATTTATCATCTGTATgttgaagcaaaaagaaaaataagatgaacaatattaaaattatagaggaatgtgatttatttttccattcaaaacagattattataatattttcattttgatctcaTGGAGTTTAGATAATAGGAATCTTTAAACGGCTTGTTAGTTAAAAATTAGAAACTTTGGAACATTTAATATCTTTAATGATCTTTACAGGAGCAAAAGAGTTTATCTtcagaaatgtgaatttaaaacattttaccttcAGATGTGAATGTAATAGTTATTCATGTCATTCTGACTCATTGAGTTATTCTGAAatgtaaatgcaaatattttaagttcCACAACCGTATATGTGGAAATATTACAGAAGAAAATTCAaactatattttataaaatattaaatattctagATATATAAGTCTGGCAGCCATATTAGtgcatctcctgaaaaattacgactttactaagactgcctgtctcagtctcacctaagacaacatacaaacaacccagaatgtcgccacccatcagttctctttaaagattctagacttgacgCAAGTGGTATGAAATAAAAAGGGGGAAATTGGGTTTGGGGAtgggggtgctaggaggtagcgagaagtaatatgccggcactacacggtgtaagattaaatcaggctttaagataatgtatcaaacttcatgcacaaaataaaatatactatagaaatatgaaagcattaaactcaccgttgggtttgcgttcgcctccatggtcgccagcctgggttttttttatttttttttttttatttttttacttatttatttttttattgagcaAACTGTATACAAAGTCTTGATGAGGTGCAAGAACATTTCAACATAggtagaaaaattaaacaaaaaaacaaggggCTAAGACTAAAGACAAGCACATAAAACAGTAagacaaatgaataataatagagcaggattttaaaacaaaagaacagcaGAGATACTGGTAGTTACTTTTCttgcagaaacagatttcaaaagttTCAGTGAGgggaaataaagtttaaattggttaagaaaaaaatcaaaacaaggagTAGAACCTCTCCATTTACAGCAGAGTATATGATATTTAACAAgtaaaaagataatattaacCATGTCAGATATTTTACTATCAAGGCCatcaatataatataaaatgtggGTGATGGTTATCTCAGGAATGTCTTCAATTTTAAGGGAAAACCAATTTTTAATGTCTCTCcatagtttaaaagaaaaagggacaggaaaaaaaaagatgattattgGATTCTTCTGGACAATCACAAAAGATACAACATgctgaatcaaattaaaatcttttgtgTAAAAATTCAGCCACTGGGTAAAAATTGTGAGAAATTTTGAAATGAGTTTCTTTAACCTTTGGTGAAATCGGCCATTTTACGTACTTGGAGAACATCTTCTCAATTATAGACAGAATGGTTGTTATCaagatattattattgtaatcattaataatttagatttgaagGTTGTCACAAGCAGAACATTGTTGCACTTTGTATCAGTCACACTATATTCTCCAATTTTTGATTTGGGTAAAGATGAATATGAATATCTTAAGGAGTTTTGGATGAGATGATCAGAGCTAAAGGGATAAATTtacatacttttaaatattcattacatgAACAGTTCAGATCAAATTTGTTAGTGAAATCTCTATGATTTAACAACATACCATTACTATCCATTAAGtcagttacaaataaaatacctttttcataccagtcagttttaaaaacagattttctatttatcaatattgatCTGTTATTCCACACTACAGATCCATGTGGGGGAAAGTTGTGGGTAAAtatcattttccaaaaatgtaaaacttgctTGTGAAAATTAGACAGTGTAATATTAATCTTAGTTaattcaaaatcacatttaagcAGGAAATCCAAGCCACCGAGtttattaaatatagatttaggGATATGAAACCACATTGAGTTGGAATGAGACAAAAAGATCTTCAGCCAATTTATTCTAAATGAGCCAATCAGACCCTCAAAATCTAAAGCTCTAGTTCCTCCTTTATCATAATCTTTAATAAGATCAGATCGTCTTAAATAGTGAGTTTTGTTTCTCCAGATAAATTGAAAGATTATTGAATTGGCTTTCTTAATATTCTTGTCAGAGATAAAAGCAGAATGGCACGGAGAAATTAACTTGGACTCTCCTTCAGCTTTGGACAGAAGTGTTCGTCCAAAAATAGTCAGATCTCTAGTGAACCAAAGACTCAAGGATCTCTTCATaccattaaatgttttccttctctcttctaATAATGTCTTTTGAATTCAGCATTCCCAGATATTTATAACTGTAATGGAGGCAACAGACGTCTCAGAGCTGGAATGGATCGGCAAAAGTTCACATTTATCAATATTGAGAGACAAACCAGATGCGctagaaaacattgaaatagaTTTTAGTGCAACGTCTACCATAGTTTTATCTCTTAGGAAAATTGTTGTATCGTCAGCAAATTGACTAATCTTGAATTCCTTATCAAAAATTTTAATACCATGCAAATTAGAATTTTTCATTATTAGTAAGGTTAGCATTTGAGttgttaatataaataatttaggtgAAATTGGGCAGCAAGGTCTGATTCCTCTTGACATACAGAAACTAGGGGTCAAACTCGTTCCCATGGAAACGGAGCTACTTATATCggtataaaataatctgattataTT from Gambusia affinis linkage group LG18, SWU_Gaff_1.0, whole genome shotgun sequence carries:
- the LOC122821050 gene encoding uncharacterized protein LOC122821050 isoform X2 → MRKIKNKAAQECERSWGIPTESACNIKYAYPTDTGEYWCESERGETSNKINLTVSDRNVILDGPPHPVFEGENVTLGCSYKKNKDDLTSTSDFEAAFYRNGSFIEKNKPGKMIIEAEEGFYKCIHPSNVESLESWLAVKARADVSPSSPPSFPLPPSEPGVPWIRVICGIALFILYNIILILCIYTYRKWARAKTDMKRRTADHVLVN
- the LOC122821050 gene encoding uncharacterized protein LOC122821050 isoform X1 — encoded protein: MAFSSLGLMFSLCSAATLTITPDQSQFFQYDSVTLTCVTNSSGWKVMRKIKNKAAQECERSWGIPTESACNIKYAYPTDTGEYWCESERGETSNKINLTVSDRNVILDGPPHPVFEGENVTLGCSYKKNKDDLTSTSDFEAAFYRNGSFIEKNKPGKMIIEAEEGFYKCIHPSNVESLESWLAVKARADVSPSSPPSFPLPPSEPGVPWIRVICGIALFILYNIILILCIYTYRKWARAKTDMKRRTADHVLVN